The Sedimentisphaera salicampi genome includes a region encoding these proteins:
- the trpB gene encoding tryptophan synthase subunit beta yields the protein MNNNYNYPDSRGHFGQFGGMYVGETLMPAILELDEARKKYMQNESFKSELSELLKKYVGRPSPLYFASHLSEYAGGANIYLKREDLVHTGAHKINNTMGQGLLAKYMNKRKLIAETGAGQHGVATATVAALLGMECKVFMGREDIKRQKPNVDRMRLMGAEVIQVDGGTGTLKDAMNAALRYWTTAVEDTFYVIGTVAGPHPYPILVRDFQKVIGEEAREQMLEDTGKLPDSIVACIGGGSNAMGIFYPFLADDNIELVGVEAAGRGIETGEHAASLTHGSVGILHGSKSYVLQDEYGQISEAYSVSAGLDYPGVGPEHAILKEISRAKYETITDSEAMDAFCLLSEKEGIIPALESSHAISYAVKYAAELGRGKNMLVNLSGRGDKDLTSAISILGM from the coding sequence ATGAACAACAATTACAATTATCCGGACAGCAGAGGTCATTTCGGCCAGTTCGGCGGGATGTACGTTGGCGAGACGCTTATGCCCGCTATCCTTGAACTGGACGAGGCGAGAAAAAAATATATGCAGAATGAAAGCTTCAAGAGCGAACTGTCGGAACTGCTTAAGAAATACGTGGGCAGGCCTTCGCCGCTTTATTTTGCCTCTCACCTGAGCGAATATGCTGGGGGAGCAAATATATACCTCAAACGCGAAGATCTCGTTCATACCGGCGCACACAAAATAAACAATACTATGGGGCAGGGACTGCTCGCAAAATATATGAACAAGCGCAAGCTCATTGCTGAAACCGGCGCCGGCCAGCACGGCGTAGCTACTGCTACAGTAGCCGCCCTGCTGGGAATGGAGTGCAAGGTGTTTATGGGCAGGGAGGACATAAAACGACAGAAGCCCAACGTTGACAGAATGCGGCTTATGGGTGCTGAGGTGATTCAAGTTGACGGGGGGACAGGCACGCTCAAAGACGCAATGAACGCCGCCCTTCGATACTGGACAACCGCCGTTGAAGATACGTTTTACGTTATCGGAACTGTTGCGGGGCCCCATCCTTATCCAATTCTCGTACGCGATTTCCAGAAGGTTATCGGCGAGGAGGCTCGGGAGCAGATGCTCGAAGACACCGGAAAGCTGCCCGATTCAATCGTTGCCTGCATTGGCGGAGGCAGCAATGCGATGGGCATATTCTATCCCTTCCTTGCAGACGATAATATTGAGCTTGTAGGAGTTGAGGCTGCGGGCAGAGGGATCGAAACTGGTGAGCATGCGGCAAGCCTCACACACGGGTCTGTGGGAATTCTGCACGGGTCTAAGTCTTACGTGCTTCAGGATGAATACGGACAGATCAGCGAGGCCTATTCGGTATCAGCGGGGCTGGATTATCCCGGCGTAGGGCCTGAGCATGCCATACTGAAAGAAATCAGCAGGGCAAAATACGAAACAATCACCGACAGCGAAGCTATGGACGCCTTCTGCCTGCTTTCGGAAAAGGAGGGGATTATCCCCGCTCTGGAGAGCTCGCATGCGATAAGCTATGCAGTTAAATACGCTGCCGAGCTGGGCAGGGGCAAAAATATGCTGGTAAACCTCTCCGGAAGAGGTGATAAAGACCTCACCAGCGCGATATCTATTCTTGGTATGTAG
- the fabD gene encoding ACP S-malonyltransferase, whose protein sequence is MSIAFIFPGQGSQIVGMGKQTAEDFPEAKEIFQRADEAVGWKVSQYCFEGPQDELNKTSISQPAIFAASVAMLEVIKNRTALKPDVTAGLSLGEYTALYAAGMLSFEDAAVLVQQRGEAMQKAAENSSGSMLSVLKLDEDKVMEVVEKARQGDTLVAANFNCPGQIVLSGSPEACSRAAELASEMGALKTVELAVAGAFHSPLMQPAADALREALNSKEIVLGKAKVISNASAEYYSSAEHVRDGLCLQLTSSVLWQRCMERLIEDGTDDFYEIGPGRVLTGLMKKIDRKQKVTNLSNAGSIKKFIESLED, encoded by the coding sequence ATGAGTATAGCGTTTATATTTCCCGGGCAGGGATCGCAGATTGTTGGAATGGGCAAACAAACCGCTGAAGATTTTCCTGAAGCAAAGGAGATCTTTCAAAGGGCTGATGAGGCAGTGGGCTGGAAAGTTTCTCAGTACTGCTTTGAAGGCCCTCAGGACGAGCTCAATAAAACCAGCATCTCCCAGCCTGCTATATTTGCAGCAAGTGTTGCGATGCTGGAAGTAATCAAGAACAGAACAGCTCTTAAGCCTGATGTAACAGCGGGGCTCAGTCTTGGTGAATACACCGCTCTATACGCAGCCGGTATGCTGAGCTTTGAAGATGCAGCGGTGCTTGTTCAGCAGAGAGGCGAGGCAATGCAGAAGGCAGCCGAAAATTCCTCGGGCTCGATGCTCAGCGTTCTCAAGCTTGATGAGGATAAGGTTATGGAGGTAGTGGAAAAGGCGCGGCAGGGCGATACTCTCGTAGCGGCGAATTTCAACTGCCCCGGACAGATTGTCCTCAGCGGCAGCCCTGAAGCCTGCAGCAGAGCAGCAGAGCTGGCAAGCGAGATGGGAGCCTTGAAAACGGTAGAGCTCGCGGTAGCCGGAGCGTTTCACTCGCCGCTTATGCAGCCCGCAGCAGATGCCCTAAGAGAAGCCTTAAACAGCAAAGAGATTGTTCTGGGCAAAGCTAAGGTGATTTCCAACGCCTCAGCGGAGTATTATTCCTCTGCTGAGCATGTTCGAGATGGGCTCTGCCTCCAGCTGACAAGCTCTGTATTGTGGCAGAGATGTATGGAAAGGCTTATCGAAGACGGAACAGATGATTTTTACGAGATCGGCCCGGGCAGGGTGCTCACCGGTCTTATGAAAAAGATTGACAGAAAACAGAAAGTTACGAATCTAAGCAATGCAGGCTCAATAAAGAAATTTATCGAGAGCCTTGAAGATTGA
- the trpC gene encoding indole-3-glycerol phosphate synthase TrpC has product MKTEQRNILAEIVERRLELVAQDKQNRPIESIKAEIDSDRPKRRFFRALKQDFDAINIIAEIKRRSPSKGIIKESVDTAQTARTYEEGGACAISVLTEPDYFNGSLEDLRSVKQASTLPVLRKDFIVTEYQIYESAAAKADAILLIVGCLEDKQLSEYYHIAREIGLDVLVEIHDEAELSRISDIDPRIVGINNRNLKTFETSVSNAISLASKLERYQLPVALSGINTIADVQLSKNYGISNFLIGESIMRSSSPVEFIRELRGKQ; this is encoded by the coding sequence ATGAAAACAGAGCAGAGAAACATATTAGCGGAGATTGTGGAAAGGCGGCTTGAGCTTGTTGCGCAAGACAAGCAAAACAGGCCGATTGAATCTATAAAGGCGGAGATTGATTCCGACAGACCCAAGAGACGTTTCTTCAGGGCACTGAAACAGGACTTTGATGCAATAAATATAATCGCTGAGATCAAACGCCGATCTCCTTCCAAGGGAATTATTAAAGAAAGCGTTGATACTGCTCAAACCGCAAGGACCTATGAAGAAGGCGGGGCATGTGCAATATCCGTGCTTACAGAACCGGACTACTTCAACGGCTCGCTTGAAGACCTGCGCAGCGTGAAACAGGCTTCAACGCTTCCCGTTCTGCGTAAGGATTTCATCGTAACAGAGTATCAGATATATGAATCTGCCGCAGCTAAGGCAGATGCAATACTGCTTATTGTGGGTTGTCTGGAAGACAAGCAGCTCTCAGAATACTACCACATAGCGAGGGAAATCGGGCTTGATGTGTTGGTAGAAATCCACGACGAGGCCGAACTTAGCCGGATCTCCGATATAGACCCGAGAATTGTAGGCATAAACAACCGAAACCTCAAAACTTTTGAAACCAGCGTATCAAACGCTATATCTCTGGCCTCAAAACTCGAGAGATACCAGCTTCCGGTTGCCCTGAGCGGGATCAACACGATAGCAGATGTGCAGCTTTCAAAAAATTACGGAATATCAAATTTCCTGATAGGAGAAAGCATTATGCGAAGCAGCAGCCCTGTGGAATTTATAAGAGAGCTCAGGGGGAAGCAGTGA
- a CDS encoding phosphoribosylanthranilate isomerase, which produces MNLSGLQVKICGLTNPCDAVRCFEYGASAVGVVSYEKSPRFVDSALAKQIKEAAGERPVVAVTVDKSLEQIEEIHRETGINWFQLHGSETPEFAKQLQEKGLGVIKKLKAFEAAMDLITERFTGFPLLLESGSGELPGGNALEWNWGDSKCISGKRPFLLAGGINEENLTQAISEAYPDGIDLSSAVESSPGVKDMGKVKSLFDTLGNAMQEIKYERKIKRIF; this is translated from the coding sequence GTGAATCTATCTGGATTGCAGGTAAAGATATGCGGGCTTACAAACCCTTGCGATGCAGTAAGATGCTTTGAATACGGAGCGTCTGCTGTGGGTGTTGTGTCCTACGAAAAGAGCCCGAGGTTCGTGGATTCGGCTCTGGCTAAGCAGATTAAGGAAGCAGCGGGGGAAAGGCCTGTTGTGGCAGTTACTGTAGATAAAAGCCTTGAGCAAATAGAAGAGATTCACAGGGAAACAGGGATTAACTGGTTTCAGCTTCACGGCAGCGAGACGCCGGAATTTGCAAAACAGCTCCAAGAAAAGGGGCTGGGAGTAATCAAAAAGCTGAAGGCTTTTGAGGCAGCCATGGATCTTATTACAGAGAGATTCACAGGCTTTCCCCTTCTTCTGGAATCAGGCAGCGGCGAGCTTCCGGGCGGGAATGCTTTGGAATGGAACTGGGGGGATTCGAAGTGCATATCAGGCAAACGCCCGTTTCTCCTTGCAGGCGGGATAAACGAAGAGAATCTCACGCAGGCAATAAGCGAGGCTTACCCGGACGGCATTGATCTTAGCAGTGCAGTGGAATCGAGCCCTGGAGTAAAGGATATGGGCAAGGTGAAGAGCCTTTTTGACACCCTCGGGAATGCAATGCAGGAAATTAAATACGAACGGAAAATAAAAAGGATCTTTTAG
- the trpA gene encoding tryptophan synthase subunit alpha yields MSRIKDTFTKLKNENAKALVGFITAGDPDMEGSLAVVSEMFNNGLDILELGIPFSDPTADGDVIQRSSARSLKAGANLSKILQMTAALRENYNQPIIIFSYLNPIYRFGYERFIKEALEAGADGLLAVDMPHEESEDFKSIRDKHSSAEDFALIKLAAPTTDEARLETICKAGEGFIYMINRVGITGTGGLDPESVAAHAGQIKQHTKLPVCMGFGVSSPEDAEKIAFAGDGVVVGSLFEKTIENNLDKGKDFYSKAVGKKVKELKIPLQ; encoded by the coding sequence ATGAGCAGAATTAAAGACACCTTTACTAAACTCAAAAACGAAAATGCTAAAGCCCTTGTCGGCTTTATCACCGCAGGCGATCCGGATATGGAAGGCTCGCTTGCTGTGGTATCGGAGATGTTCAATAACGGTCTTGATATACTCGAATTGGGCATTCCTTTCTCAGACCCCACCGCCGACGGCGATGTGATACAGCGGTCTTCTGCGAGATCCTTAAAGGCAGGGGCGAATCTGAGCAAAATACTCCAGATGACAGCAGCCTTGAGAGAGAATTACAATCAGCCGATTATCATCTTCTCATATCTCAACCCAATCTACCGGTTTGGGTATGAAAGGTTTATCAAAGAGGCACTTGAGGCAGGGGCAGACGGTCTTCTGGCGGTTGATATGCCGCATGAGGAATCAGAAGACTTCAAATCAATCAGGGATAAACATTCATCCGCAGAAGATTTTGCGCTGATTAAACTCGCCGCCCCCACAACCGATGAGGCAAGACTTGAAACAATATGCAAGGCAGGAGAGGGCTTTATTTATATGATCAACCGCGTGGGAATTACAGGAACAGGCGGGCTCGATCCCGAATCTGTTGCGGCGCACGCTGGCCAGATTAAACAGCATACAAAACTGCCTGTCTGCATGGGATTTGGAGTATCCTCGCCTGAGGATGCGGAGAAAATTGCATTTGCAGGGGATGGAGTAGTAGTGGGAAGCTTGTTTGAAAAAACTATCGAAAACAACTTAGACAAGGGAAAAGATTTTTATTCAAAAGCCGTGGGAAAAAAAGTGAAGGAACTGAAAATCCCGCTTCAATAA
- the fabG gene encoding 3-oxoacyl-[acyl-carrier-protein] reductase, whose protein sequence is MSEKRLAVVTGAARGIGRAIVLELLREGRAVAGLDINQEQLDELKEVVQKEGFEVEARLCDITNLDELTKTLDELSEAYGGVGILVNNAGVTRDKLMMQMEEQDYDIPLNVNLKAAFMATKTVLRAMVKNKFGRVVNISSVAGVMGQAGSANYAASKSGLIGMSKSLAREVGKKNVTVNCIAPGFIETDMTSVLPDSVKNAAKAVIPMRKYGRPEDVAKAVAFLSRDESSYITGQVLCVDGGMAM, encoded by the coding sequence ATGTCAGAGAAAAGATTAGCAGTAGTAACAGGTGCGGCAAGAGGAATCGGCCGCGCTATAGTTCTTGAGCTGCTCAGAGAAGGAAGAGCCGTTGCAGGGCTCGATATAAATCAGGAACAGCTTGATGAGCTTAAGGAAGTGGTTCAGAAGGAAGGTTTTGAAGTAGAAGCAAGGCTTTGCGATATAACAAACCTTGATGAGCTTACAAAAACCCTTGATGAGCTTTCCGAAGCCTACGGCGGCGTGGGAATCCTCGTAAACAACGCAGGTGTTACCCGAGATAAACTTATGATGCAGATGGAAGAACAGGATTACGACATCCCGCTGAACGTGAACCTAAAGGCCGCTTTTATGGCTACAAAGACCGTTCTCAGAGCTATGGTGAAGAATAAGTTCGGAAGGGTTGTTAATATCAGCTCGGTTGCTGGTGTTATGGGGCAGGCAGGCTCTGCAAATTACGCTGCGAGCAAGTCCGGCCTTATCGGCATGAGCAAGTCCCTTGCCAGGGAAGTGGGCAAGAAGAATGTTACGGTAAACTGCATCGCTCCGGGATTCATTGAAACTGATATGACCAGCGTATTGCCTGATTCGGTTAAAAATGCAGCCAAGGCTGTGATTCCGATGAGAAAATACGGCAGACCGGAAGACGTGGCAAAGGCTGTAGCTTTTCTTTCAAGAGACGAATCAAGCTACATTACCGGACAGGTGCTTTGCGTGGACGGCGGGATGGCGATGTAG
- the fabF gene encoding beta-ketoacyl-ACP synthase II: protein MDKRRVVITGMGCVTAYGETVDSLFDNLCKGNSGVSKIEGFDPSDYDVKIAGECTNFDVSKYIERRKAKRLDRFSQFALVSSMTAFEESGLDLSIPEEAERTGVLIGSGIGGIQEIETQHKRLLAKGPSKVSAFCVPKLMVNAASGCVSIELGAKGPNLCVVTACASAAHSIGEAFRMVQDGDADVMITGGSEAAVSPIALASFCSLKSLSTRNDEPEKASRPFDVERDGFILSEGAGTVILEEYEHAVKRGAKIYAELAGYSATGDAHHITAPLPDGAGAARGMKLALNDAGVNPEDVDYINAHGTSTQLNDIAETLAIRSVFGEHADRPAISSTKSCTGHFLGASGAIELIVSARSIDDSIIPLTANTENLDEKCLPQLNHILGESVQRDVDVVLSNSLGFGGHNASLVLKKVK, encoded by the coding sequence ATGGATAAACGTAGAGTTGTAATAACCGGGATGGGCTGTGTAACCGCCTATGGCGAGACAGTTGACAGTCTGTTTGATAACCTCTGTAAGGGCAATAGCGGCGTCTCTAAAATCGAAGGGTTTGATCCCTCCGATTACGACGTGAAGATAGCCGGTGAGTGCACAAACTTCGATGTAAGCAAATACATTGAACGCAGAAAAGCCAAACGCCTTGACAGATTCAGTCAATTTGCTCTTGTAAGCTCGATGACAGCTTTTGAAGAGAGCGGTTTAGATTTGTCTATTCCGGAAGAAGCCGAGAGAACCGGGGTCTTGATTGGCTCTGGCATCGGCGGCATACAGGAAATAGAAACTCAGCATAAAAGGCTTCTTGCCAAAGGGCCTTCGAAAGTTTCAGCATTTTGTGTGCCCAAACTAATGGTAAACGCAGCTTCAGGATGCGTGTCAATTGAACTCGGAGCCAAAGGACCGAATCTTTGCGTTGTTACAGCTTGCGCTTCTGCAGCTCACTCCATAGGAGAAGCTTTCAGAATGGTACAGGACGGCGATGCCGACGTAATGATTACAGGCGGAAGCGAGGCGGCAGTTTCGCCGATAGCGCTTGCTTCTTTCTGTTCGCTCAAATCATTGAGCACGCGGAATGATGAGCCCGAAAAGGCCTCACGCCCGTTCGATGTGGAAAGAGACGGATTCATACTCTCTGAAGGTGCCGGAACTGTGATACTCGAGGAGTATGAGCATGCGGTCAAACGCGGGGCAAAGATATATGCCGAGCTTGCGGGCTATTCAGCCACCGGCGATGCCCATCATATCACTGCTCCTCTGCCGGATGGTGCGGGAGCGGCAAGAGGTATGAAACTTGCCCTCAATGATGCGGGAGTTAATCCCGAAGATGTGGATTACATCAATGCCCACGGGACAAGCACTCAGCTCAATGACATTGCTGAAACACTCGCAATAAGGAGCGTATTCGGCGAACATGCAGACAGGCCTGCAATCAGCTCCACCAAGAGCTGCACAGGGCATTTCCTTGGAGCAAGCGGGGCGATAGAGCTGATTGTTTCGGCGAGGTCAATAGATGATTCTATAATTCCGCTTACTGCGAACACAGAAAATCTCGATGAGAAATGCCTTCCTCAGCTCAACCATATACTTGGTGAGTCTGTGCAAAGGGATGTAGATGTTGTGCTGAGCAATTCGCTCGGTTTTGGCGGGCACAATGCCTCACTGGTTCTCAAGAAGGTGAAATAA
- the acpP gene encoding acyl carrier protein, whose protein sequence is MERQEVFEKVVEIVSEQMGVDPESITEETSFINDLNADSLDTVELVMEFEDAFDTSIPEEEAEKIQTVSAAVDYILKVAE, encoded by the coding sequence ATGGAACGTCAGGAAGTATTCGAAAAGGTCGTTGAGATTGTAAGCGAGCAGATGGGTGTGGACCCTGAGTCTATCACTGAAGAAACATCTTTTATCAATGATCTAAACGCGGATTCGCTTGACACAGTGGAACTGGTGATGGAATTTGAGGATGCATTTGATACCAGCATTCCTGAAGAGGAAGCTGAAAAGATCCAGACCGTCAGCGCTGCTGTTGATTACATTTTGAAAGTAGCAGAGTAA